In Spinacia oleracea cultivar Varoflay chromosome 5, BTI_SOV_V1, whole genome shotgun sequence, a single window of DNA contains:
- the LOC130462000 gene encoding NAD(P)H-quinone oxidoreductase subunit 2 A, chloroplastic, translating into MIWHVQNENFILDSTRIFMKAFHLLLFDGSLIFPECILIFGLILLLMIDSTSDQKDIPWLYFISSTSLVMSITALLFRWREEPMISFSGNFQTNNFNEIFQFLILLCSTLCIPLSVEYIECTEMALTEFLLFILTATLGGMFLCGANDLITIFVAPECFSLCSYLLSGYTKKDVRSNEATTKYLLMGGASSSILVHGFSWLYGSSGGEIELQEIVNGLINTQMYNSPGISIALIFITVGIRFKLSPAPSHQWTPDVYEGVRFVREIPTSLSISEMFGFFKTPWTCRREMLSPTPVVAFLSVTLKVAASASATRIFDIPFYFSSNEWHLLLEILAILSMILGNLIAITQTSMKRMLAYSSIGQIGYVIIGIIVGDSNDGYASMITYMLFYISMNLGTFACIVLFGLRTGTDDIRDYAGLYTKDPFLALSLALCLLSLGGLPPLAGFFGKIYLFWCGWQAGLYFFVLIGLLTSVLSIYYYLKIIKLLMTGRNQEITPHVQNYRRSPLRSKNSIEFSMIVCVIASTIPGISMNPIITVAQDILF; encoded by the exons ATGATCTGGCATGTACAGAATGAAAACTTCATTCTTGATTCTACGAGAATTTTTATGAAAGCCTTTCATTTGCTTCTCTTCGATGGAAGTTTGATTTTTCCAGAATGTATCCTAATTTTTGGCCTAATTCTTCTTCTAATGATCGATTCAACCTCTGATCAAAAAGATATACCTTGGTTATATTTCATCTCTTCAACAAGTTTAGTAATGAGCATAACAGCCCTGTTGTTCCGATGGAGAGAAGAACCTATGATTAGCTTTTCAGGAAATTTCCAAACGAACAATTTCAACGAAATCTTTCAATTTCTTATTTTACTATGTTCAACTCTATGTATTCCTCTATCCGTAGAGTACATTGAATGTACAGAAATGGCTCTAACAGAGTTTCTGTTATTCATATTAACAGCTACTCTAGGAGGAATGTTTTTATGCGGTGCTAACGATTTAATAACTATCTTTGTAGCTCCAGAATGTTTCAGTTTATGCTCCTACCTATTATCTGGATATACCAAGAAAGATGTACGGTCTAATGAGGCTACTACGAAATATTTACTCATGGGTGGGGCAAGCTCTTCTATTCTGGTTCATGGTTTCTCTTGGCTATATGGTTCATCCGGTGGAGAGATCGAGCTTCAAGAAATAGTGAATGGTCTTATCAATACACAAATGTATAACTCCCCGGGAATTTCAATTGCGCTTATATTCATCACTGTAGGAATTAGGTTCAAGCTTTCCCCAGCCCCTTCTCATCAATGGACTCCTGACGTATACGAAGGAGTGCGGTTCGTTCGAGAAATTCCTACCTCTCTATCTATCTCTGAGATGTTTGGATTTTTCAAAACTCCATGGACATGCAGAAGAGAAATGCT CTCTCCCACTCCAGTCGTTGCTTTTCTTTCTGTTACTTTGAAAGTAGCTGCTTCAGCTTCAGCCACTCGAATTTTCGATATTCCCTTTTATTTCTCATCAAACGAATGGCATCTTCTTCTGGAAATCCTAGCTATTCTTAGCATGATATTGGGGAATCTCATTGCTATTACTCAAACAAGCATGAAACGTATGCTTGCATATTCGTCCATAGGTCAAATCGGATATGTAATTATTGGAATAATTGTTGGAGACTCAAATGATGGATATGCAAGCATGATAACTTATATGCTGTTCTATATCTCCATGAATCTAGGAACTTTTGCTTGCATTGTATTATTTGGTCTACGTACCGGAACTGATGACATTCGAGATTATGCAGGATTATACACGAAAGATCCTTTTTTGGCTCTCTCTTTAGCCCTATGCCTCTTATCCCTGGGGGGTCTTCCTCCACTAGCAGGTTTTTTCGGAAAAATCTATTTATTCTGGTGTGGATGGCAGGCAGGCCTATATTTCTTTGTTTTAATAGGACTCCTTACGAGCGTTCTTTCTATCTACTATTATCTAAAAATAATCAAGTTATTAATGACTGGACGAAACCAAGAAATAACCCCTCACGTGCAAAATTATAGAAGATCCCCTTTAAGATCAAAGAATTCCATCGAATTCAGTATGATTGTATGTGTGATAGCATCTACTATACCAGGAATATCAATGAACCCGATTATTACAGTTGCTCAGGATATCCTTTTTTAG